The Nitrospira defluvii genome contains a region encoding:
- the gnd gene encoding phosphogluconate dehydrogenase (NAD(+)-dependent, decarboxylating): MQVGMIGLGRMGANMVRRLMRGGHQCVVFDKDPEQIHRLTAEGAVGTGSLDDLISRLTPPRAVWVMVPAGDATEAIVEAIAQRLEVDDILIDGGNSYFKDDVRRAEALRARGLHYVDVGTSGGTWGLDRGYCLMIGGHRSVVMRLDPIFKTLAPGRGDVERTKGRDRMDGTAEEGYLYCGPAGAGHFVKMIHNGIEYGLMQAYAEGFDIFRHANSKRLSENMRYDLNLADIAEAWRRGSVVGSWLLDLTAAALTENPDLSNFTGSVQDSGEGRWTVMAAVEEGVPAEVLSASLYTRFRSRQDHTFAEKVLSAMRYQFGGHVEKADR, from the coding sequence ATGCAAGTGGGGATGATCGGACTGGGGCGAATGGGGGCCAACATGGTGCGGCGGTTGATGCGCGGAGGGCACCAATGTGTCGTATTTGACAAGGACCCTGAACAGATACATCGACTGACCGCTGAAGGCGCCGTGGGGACTGGCTCCCTGGACGATCTGATCAGCCGATTGACGCCACCGCGGGCTGTGTGGGTGATGGTGCCGGCAGGAGACGCGACCGAAGCCATTGTGGAGGCCATCGCGCAACGGCTGGAGGTGGATGACATCCTCATCGATGGAGGCAATTCGTACTTTAAAGATGATGTCCGGCGTGCCGAAGCGCTGAGGGCGCGAGGGCTCCACTATGTGGATGTTGGAACGAGCGGAGGAACGTGGGGGTTGGACCGAGGGTATTGCCTCATGATCGGAGGCCACAGGTCGGTGGTGATGCGTCTTGATCCAATCTTTAAAACCCTGGCGCCGGGTCGAGGGGACGTTGAACGGACCAAGGGACGGGATCGCATGGATGGAACGGCAGAAGAGGGGTATCTATACTGCGGGCCTGCCGGAGCAGGGCACTTCGTCAAGATGATTCATAACGGCATCGAGTATGGCTTGATGCAAGCCTATGCCGAAGGGTTCGATATCTTTCGTCATGCCAACTCGAAGCGCCTTTCCGAGAATATGCGATATGACCTGAACCTTGCGGACATTGCGGAAGCGTGGCGCAGGGGCAGTGTGGTGGGGTCCTGGCTGCTCGACTTGACCGCCGCCGCACTGACGGAAAATCCTGACCTGTCCAATTTTACTGGTTCTGTTCAGGATTCTGGTGAAGGTCGCTGGACGGTAATGGCTGCAGTAGAGGAAGGAGTCCCCGCAGAAGTCCTCTCTGCATCGCTCTATACTAGGTTCCGTTCGCGTCAAGACCATACCTTCGCCGAAAAGGTGCTCTCAGCGATGCGCTACCAATTCGGCGGGCATGTCGAGAAGGCCGATCGATGA
- a CDS encoding tetratricopeptide repeat protein has protein sequence MSLWERYQHCRTTTDPLELFRMIEYFEGVKLSGAEPPSWMKGWGDHVTKQPVRISIDPQALGVACTLRAAEVMVAAERLTEARTLYERVLTRYSGPAWTYYAGLAKKALLRLSDSSPATVAFIPDRFAPH, from the coding sequence ATGTCATTGTGGGAACGGTATCAGCACTGTCGTACAACGACCGATCCTCTGGAGTTGTTTCGGATGATCGAGTACTTCGAAGGGGTGAAACTCTCAGGCGCCGAACCACCTTCGTGGATGAAGGGCTGGGGAGATCATGTCACGAAGCAACCTGTTCGCATCTCGATCGATCCCCAAGCACTGGGCGTGGCCTGCACGCTCAGAGCTGCCGAGGTGATGGTAGCGGCAGAGCGACTGACGGAGGCGCGAACGTTGTACGAGCGGGTGCTCACTCGATACTCCGGTCCTGCTTGGACCTACTACGCCGGTCTGGCCAAAAAGGCGCTCCTGCGCCTCTCGGATTCTTCTCCCGCTACCGTCGCATTCATCCCTGATCGGTTCGCGCCTCACTAA
- a CDS encoding IS3 family transposase, whose translation MAERFGLSQRRVCRFLTLDRNTLRYGNRRQDDATLRTRIREIAESKRRYGCPRISVRLRREGWRVNRKKVGRLYYRDEGLSLRRRRRKKAAAVPRVALPSPTQPGRCYAMDFVYDRLVTGRRFKCSTMTDLYSKEVPVIEVDVSIGGARVCRMLDRVFLTRSLPETLILDNVL comes from the coding sequence ATGGCCGAACGCTTTGGGCTCAGTCAGCGACGAGTGTGCCGGTTCCTCACGCTCGATCGGAACACGCTCCGGTATGGTAATCGGCGTCAGGACGATGCGACCCTGCGGACGCGCATCCGAGAAATCGCCGAGAGCAAGCGGCGCTATGGGTGCCCCCGGATTTCTGTGCGGCTACGCCGGGAAGGCTGGCGGGTGAATCGCAAGAAAGTGGGACGACTGTATTATCGTGACGAAGGGCTGTCGTTACGGCGGCGACGACGGAAAAAGGCGGCGGCGGTGCCACGGGTCGCCTTGCCGAGCCCCACGCAACCTGGCCGCTGTTATGCCATGGACTTTGTCTATGATCGGCTCGTCACGGGCCGACGATTTAAGTGTTCGACGATGACGGATCTCTACTCGAAAGAAGTCCCGGTGATTGAAGTGGATGTGTCGATCGGCGGGGCACGGGTGTGTCGGATGCTCGATCGGGTGTTTCTGACTCGCTCATTGCCAGAGACCTTGATCCTGGATAACGTACTATAG
- a CDS encoding transposase, translating to MKYRKVLLDDTVTTIIQETAAEITTRFPIEMEAMGTDKNHLHLLCARIQSGSWSDGAVQRLRHGRSFAYSPQ from the coding sequence GTGAAATACCGGAAAGTGCTGCTGGACGACACGGTGACGACTATCATCCAGGAGACAGCGGCAGAGATTACAACACGGTTTCCGATCGAGATGGAAGCGATGGGGACGGACAAGAATCACCTCCATCTGCTCTGCGCGCGCATCCAAAGTGGCTCCTGGTCGGATGGTGCTGTTCAGCGCTTACGACACGGGAGATCTTTCGCCTATAGCCCGCAGTGA
- a CDS encoding transposase, with translation MSTQQSGQFRGMSRLSKHGNARLRYAFWMAANGVVRMRQNTFREKYARYIKTDPENPDRKRKALCAVAAKVARVAQGLIKTGTDYRPYFEAFPPSGALRSPGPSRQVLTS, from the coding sequence ATTAGTACACAGCAGTCCGGACAGTTCCGTGGGATGAGCCGGCTCTCGAAGCATGGCAATGCGCGGCTCCGCTATGCCTTCTGGATGGCCGCGAATGGGGTGGTCCGGATGCGGCAGAATACGTTTCGCGAAAAATATGCGCGGTATATCAAGACGGATCCCGAGAACCCGGATCGGAAACGCAAGGCCCTCTGCGCCGTCGCCGCCAAGGTGGCGCGCGTGGCACAGGGTCTGATTAAGACCGGAACCGATTATCGGCCGTATTTTGAGGCATTCCCTCCCAGTGGAGCACTTCGTTCGCCTGGGCCGTCGAGGCAGGTGCTGACCTCGTAG